One window of the Runella slithyformis DSM 19594 genome contains the following:
- a CDS encoding LamG-like jellyroll fold domain-containing protein: MKKIFLLLLCFLGFINSQAQRLTLRELELVSGCASSECVMHYLQPLGYGLNADNSNIEKYEAKKGKFVVIVLRSPDENPMVGYASKETAILEELIKDAAKDGINVPSPQSPKVFYRIDKKLYLLSVSYEGLKPYSVELMSAAITNLSQENASSEKSNEPNTGIASGSPFEYKAEDFSDANNDMPKGQLAYYPFDGNANDFSGNNNHGNLIKKPRFTADRNGKPNSALLLNGKDQYVFVPNSSSLNKLASVVTLSAWVRADGWYAAHYDAWGPLFCKCDQGSSYLQFCIRKSDDGYYYHTEGNPQKTVKIKPDIKLGQWFHIAIVANKNKRDFYYNGKLLQSADNYPEIQASNNPLYIGLDPHTADDYLIGALDEVVTYNRALSAAEILQLYKHTSEVSSPEIISEKPIPAKEPITTKTNKPQNEEVVPQKGVAIVLKNVLFEISTDVLLPASYQSLDKLLTLLQENMSMEIRLEGHTDIIGSAAENLKLSQDRVLKVKKYLVQKGINEQRITTKGYGDTKPLYRTSSEANRRVEFVITKQ, translated from the coding sequence ATGAAAAAAATATTTTTGCTTCTCCTCTGCTTTTTGGGCTTTATCAATAGTCAAGCCCAGAGGCTCACCCTACGAGAATTGGAGTTGGTAAGTGGATGTGCGTCCTCCGAGTGTGTAATGCACTATCTCCAACCACTGGGTTACGGCCTCAATGCAGATAACTCAAACATAGAAAAATACGAAGCGAAAAAAGGTAAGTTTGTAGTGATAGTATTGCGGAGTCCTGATGAAAATCCTATGGTTGGGTATGCGTCAAAAGAAACTGCCATTCTTGAAGAATTGATAAAAGATGCTGCAAAGGATGGCATAAACGTTCCATCACCCCAAAGTCCCAAAGTTTTTTATCGGATTGATAAAAAACTCTATCTACTGAGCGTTTCTTACGAGGGTTTGAAACCCTATTCAGTTGAATTAATGTCGGCAGCAATTACCAACCTTTCACAAGAAAATGCTTCTTCTGAAAAGAGTAATGAGCCTAATACTGGCATAGCTTCTGGTTCCCCTTTTGAATACAAAGCCGAGGATTTTAGTGATGCCAATAATGATATGCCCAAAGGGCAACTTGCTTACTATCCCTTCGATGGTAATGCAAATGATTTTAGTGGTAACAACAACCACGGAAATCTCATCAAAAAACCTCGATTTACGGCAGACAGAAATGGAAAGCCAAACAGCGCACTTCTACTCAATGGGAAAGATCAGTATGTTTTTGTGCCAAATTCTTCAAGTTTAAATAAATTAGCCTCAGTGGTTACACTTAGTGCGTGGGTAAGAGCAGATGGGTGGTATGCGGCTCATTACGATGCCTGGGGGCCATTATTTTGTAAGTGCGACCAAGGCTCATCATATCTTCAGTTTTGTATTCGCAAGTCAGATGATGGTTACTATTATCATACAGAAGGAAACCCACAAAAGACTGTAAAAATTAAACCAGACATCAAATTAGGCCAATGGTTTCATATTGCAATAGTAGCCAATAAAAACAAAAGAGACTTTTATTACAATGGTAAATTGCTTCAAAGTGCTGACAACTATCCTGAAATTCAAGCGTCAAATAACCCTTTATACATTGGATTAGACCCGCATACAGCAGACGATTATCTTATTGGTGCATTGGATGAAGTAGTAACTTATAATCGTGCGTTGTCGGCTGCCGAAATACTACAACTATACAAACACACATCGGAAGTTTCGAGTCCTGAAATAATTTCTGAAAAGCCGATACCCGCAAAAGAACCAATTACTACTAAGACCAATAAGCCTCAAAATGAAGAGGTTGTACCCCAAAAGGGCGTGGCTATTGTCTTAAAAAACGTACTTTTTGAAATATCCACCGATGTTTTATTGCCTGCTTCATATCAGTCATTGGATAAACTTCTTACTCTCTTACAGGAAAACATGAGCATGGAGATTCGTTTGGAAGGACATACTGACATCATAGGCAGTGCGGCAGAAAATCTAAAATTATCGCAAGATAGAGTACTGAAAGTCAAAAAATACTTGGTTCAGAAAGGCATAAATGAGCAACGAATCACGACCAAAGGATACGGAG
- a CDS encoding T9SS type A sorting domain-containing protein has product MKNLLVCWLALCFMPTAHCQTPDNLANAEYFWDTDPGFGKGAALALNGTEVNTTLNVPTGTLTQGVHFLGIRLKTARGTWSPTQTQAVYIHAPNPTGDPNNLTAVEFFIDNDLGFGKNTVQKITAKGPEAAVSVDLTIPPTLAVGTHLLGLRIQTERGQWSATQLSPFVVFSSQSTNAISRIEVFIDTDPGYGAANSLAFTPMGGKEVTVDRPLELNLQRAGKRYLFFRARDTAGRWSALYPVPIDISLVLSVSSPLPTEGIKVYPNPTNGVFVVEFDGMAFQKQGTAIEVVDATGKSILQRPIPSFSGKHSENIDISQQAAGVYFLRVVEAEKVSTQKIVKGN; this is encoded by the coding sequence ATGAAAAATCTGCTTGTTTGTTGGCTGGCTTTGTGCTTCATGCCAACGGCACATTGCCAAACACCTGATAACTTAGCCAATGCCGAATATTTTTGGGACACCGACCCGGGTTTTGGCAAAGGAGCTGCGCTTGCGCTCAACGGCACGGAGGTAAACACCACCCTCAACGTGCCAACGGGTACGCTTACGCAGGGGGTGCATTTTTTGGGTATTCGGCTCAAAACCGCCCGAGGCACGTGGTCGCCCACCCAAACGCAGGCAGTGTATATCCACGCCCCCAACCCCACAGGCGACCCCAACAACCTGACCGCCGTGGAGTTTTTTATTGACAACGATTTGGGTTTTGGCAAAAACACCGTCCAGAAAATAACCGCCAAAGGCCCCGAGGCCGCTGTTTCGGTTGATTTAACAATTCCGCCCACCTTGGCCGTGGGTACGCACCTGCTGGGGCTACGTATCCAAACCGAGCGGGGGCAGTGGTCGGCCACGCAGTTGAGTCCGTTTGTGGTGTTTTCGAGCCAGTCCACCAACGCCATCAGTCGCATCGAGGTTTTTATTGATACCGACCCTGGCTACGGCGCGGCCAATTCGCTGGCATTTACGCCCATGGGAGGCAAAGAAGTAACGGTGGACAGGCCCTTAGAGTTGAATTTACAGCGGGCGGGCAAGCGGTATTTGTTTTTTAGGGCCAGAGATACCGCAGGTCGCTGGTCGGCGCTTTATCCCGTACCCATTGATATTTCACTGGTGCTTTCGGTCAGTTCACCGCTCCCCACCGAGGGCATCAAGGTCTATCCCAACCCCACCAACGGTGTTTTTGTAGTAGAATTCGACGGGATGGCTTTTCAAAAGCAAGGCACTGCCATTGAAGTAGTTGATGCCACGGGCAAAAGTATTTTGCAACGCCCCATTCCGTCGTTTAGCGGCAAGCATTCCGAAAACATTGACATATCGCAACAGGCAGCAGGGGTGTATTTTCTGCGGGTAGTAGAAGCTGAAAAGGTAAGCACGCAAAAGATAGTGAAGGGGAATTGA